The Acinetobacter defluvii genome includes a region encoding these proteins:
- a CDS encoding sigma-S stabilization anti-adapter protein IraP has product MSNKMRLVYLLAMTCVITACQKTEKHTEQTEDAQKTTATVSTKQNAEQQLTAKCQSLNLKIKALTNKFAPKKLNELNQSLKTCIPHVALEKRYQWIQDSEQIYANLLAKSSTEVYQYMTDTIGDREEMTTASKKALYAQLKPEEQYLVDHAKALYLEKYYVGEGEYTFVQHPQYYIDLFVPDLEKADQIYFKQLRKEYTGSNYILDAGLAISFDEVAQRLMFWENYLQHYPKAHYSPQVKALISSYRDDLFHGHENTRTLWFDQDKIADHDALKAIEKLAASHSSSNQTAQKFLKLIQASEAQWQQLPKPSQPNDDYDTPEQQQIRAQRAQLQEKIQNAVDQLLKTKA; this is encoded by the coding sequence ATGAGCAATAAAATGCGTTTAGTCTATTTATTAGCAATGACTTGTGTAATCACTGCTTGTCAAAAAACAGAAAAACATACTGAGCAAACAGAAGATGCACAAAAAACGACAGCAACTGTTTCTACAAAACAGAATGCCGAACAGCAACTCACAGCCAAATGTCAAAGCCTTAATTTAAAAATCAAGGCATTAACAAACAAATTTGCGCCAAAAAAACTGAATGAATTAAACCAATCCTTAAAAACATGCATTCCCCATGTTGCTTTAGAAAAACGCTATCAATGGATTCAAGACAGTGAACAAATCTATGCCAATTTATTGGCAAAATCTTCTACTGAAGTCTATCAATATATGACCGATACGATTGGCGATCGTGAAGAAATGACTACAGCGTCTAAAAAAGCGTTATATGCCCAACTTAAGCCTGAAGAGCAATATCTTGTGGACCATGCCAAAGCATTATATTTAGAAAAATATTATGTGGGTGAGGGTGAATATACATTTGTACAACATCCGCAATATTATATTGATCTTTTTGTCCCTGATCTTGAAAAAGCTGATCAAATTTATTTCAAACAACTTCGCAAAGAATATACAGGTTCCAATTATATTTTAGATGCAGGACTTGCAATTAGCTTTGATGAGGTCGCACAGCGTTTAATGTTTTGGGAAAATTATCTACAGCATTATCCCAAAGCGCACTATAGTCCCCAAGTAAAAGCACTGATTTCGAGCTATCGTGATGATCTATTTCATGGACATGAAAATACCCGTACACTTTGGTTTGACCAGGACAAAATTGCAGATCATGATGCCTTAAAAGCCATTGAAAAACTTGCTGCCAGCCACTCTTCTAGCAATCAAACGGCACAAAAGTTTTTAAAATTGATTCAAGCAAGTGAAGCACAATGGCAGCAACTGCCGAAACCTTCTCAACCAAATGATGATTATGATACTCCCGAGCAACAGCAGATTCGGGCACAAAGAGCACAGTTACAAGAAAAGATTCAAAATGCGGTTGATCAACTATTAAAAACAAAAGCTTAA
- the thiC gene encoding phosphomethylpyrimidine synthase ThiC, with protein sequence MNQLTNLSSQEISAQHEQDAKDLTRILPASQKIYIQGSRPDIQVPMREIELTDTPTGLGGEKNPPLWVYDTSGVYTDPNVQIDLNQGLPNIRETWIAERADTERLDTLTSAFGQERLKDIRTAEIRFAHIQKPRRAKVGKNVTQMHYAKQGIITPEMEYIAIRENQRQREGVDMRQHAGQNFGARNLMEITPEFVRKEVAEGRAIIPANINHPECEPMIIGRNFLVKINANIGNSALGSSIDEEVAKMTWATRWGADTIMDLSTGKNIHETREWIIRNSPVPIGTVPIYQALEKVDGVAEDLTWEIFKDTLIEQAEQGVDYFTIHAGVLLRYVPLTANRLTGIVSRGGSIMAQWCLAHHEENFLYTHFDEICEIMKAYDVSFSLGDGLRPGCIQDANDEAQFSELRTLGELTHRAWEHDVQVMIEGPGHVPMHMIKENMDLQLEVCKEAPFYTLGPLTTDIAPGYDHITSAIGAAMIGWYGTAMLCYVTPKEHLGLPNKKDVKDGIITYKIAAHAADLAKGHPGAQARDNALSKARFEFRWEDQFNLSLDPDTARSMHDETMPKEAHKSAHFCSMCGPKFCSMKITQNVRDYAQNQNKVEQNTQVNPEIEAGLAAMKTAYQEHGQKLYHKV encoded by the coding sequence ATGAACCAATTAACGAATCTTTCTTCCCAAGAAATTTCAGCTCAACATGAGCAAGATGCTAAAGATCTCACTCGAATTTTACCTGCATCCCAAAAAATATATATCCAAGGTTCTCGCCCTGATATTCAAGTCCCAATGCGTGAAATTGAACTAACAGATACTCCAACAGGTTTAGGTGGTGAAAAAAATCCACCACTTTGGGTATATGACACATCAGGCGTTTATACCGATCCCAATGTACAGATTGATTTAAATCAAGGCTTACCCAACATCCGAGAAACTTGGATTGCTGAGCGTGCAGACACTGAACGCTTAGACACGCTAACCTCTGCTTTTGGTCAAGAGCGTCTGAAAGACATTCGTACTGCTGAAATCCGTTTTGCACACATCCAAAAGCCTCGTCGTGCCAAAGTGGGCAAAAATGTTACCCAAATGCATTATGCCAAACAAGGGATTATCACCCCTGAAATGGAATACATTGCGATTCGTGAAAACCAACGTCAACGTGAAGGCGTAGATATGCGTCAGCATGCAGGTCAGAACTTTGGCGCACGCAACTTGATGGAAATCACGCCTGAGTTTGTGCGTAAAGAAGTGGCTGAAGGTCGTGCGATTATTCCTGCCAACATTAACCATCCTGAATGTGAGCCGATGATCATTGGACGTAATTTTTTGGTCAAGATTAATGCCAATATTGGTAACTCGGCACTCGGCTCATCTATTGATGAAGAAGTGGCAAAAATGACATGGGCGACCCGTTGGGGCGCAGATACCATCATGGATTTGTCGACTGGTAAAAATATCCATGAAACCCGTGAATGGATTATCCGTAATTCTCCTGTACCCATCGGAACTGTGCCTATTTATCAAGCCTTAGAAAAAGTCGATGGTGTGGCAGAAGATTTAACTTGGGAAATATTCAAAGACACGTTGATCGAGCAAGCCGAACAAGGTGTGGACTATTTTACCATCCATGCAGGCGTGTTACTGCGTTATGTGCCTTTAACTGCGAATCGTTTAACGGGCATTGTCTCTCGGGGTGGTTCAATCATGGCGCAGTGGTGTTTGGCGCATCATGAAGAAAACTTCTTATATACGCATTTTGATGAAATCTGCGAAATCATGAAAGCCTATGACGTTTCATTCAGCTTAGGGGATGGTTTACGTCCAGGGTGTATCCAAGATGCCAATGATGAAGCGCAATTCTCTGAGTTACGCACTTTGGGCGAGTTAACCCATCGTGCTTGGGAACATGATGTACAAGTCATGATCGAAGGACCTGGACATGTGCCTATGCATATGATTAAGGAAAATATGGACTTGCAACTTGAAGTCTGCAAAGAAGCACCTTTCTATACCCTTGGACCTCTCACTACGGATATTGCACCTGGTTATGACCATATTACTTCGGCAATTGGTGCAGCCATGATTGGTTGGTACGGCACAGCAATGCTGTGCTATGTAACCCCGAAAGAGCATTTAGGTTTACCAAACAAGAAAGATGTTAAAGACGGTATTATTACCTATAAAATCGCAGCACATGCCGCAGATCTTGCCAAAGGTCATCCAGGTGCACAAGCTCGCGATAATGCACTTTCCAAAGCTCGCTTCGAGTTCCGTTGGGAAGATCAATTTAACTTAAGCCTTGATCCAGATACAGCTCGCAGCATGCACGATGAAACCATGCCCAAAGAAGCCCATAAATCAGCACATTTTTGTTCCATGTGTGGACCTAAGTTTTGCTCAATGAAGATTACACAAAATGTGCGTGATTATGCACAAAATCAAAATAAAGTTGAGCAAAATACTCAAGTTAATCCTGAGATTGAAGCAGGTCTCGCTGCTATGAAAACGGCGTATCAAGAACATGGGCAAAAGTTGTACCATAAAGTCTAA
- a CDS encoding NUDIX domain-containing protein, which produces MNIIQHATYSHQDVEVQSRKILYSGFIQVEKVSLRHRLFNQTEYTSVIQRELIQRKQAAGVLIYSDLQQKFALIEQFRIGAVDDEISPWQLEVIAGVLDGDESPESCVRRESLEESGCEVKQLQHIFSFYPSAGACDEIFHLYTAQANLPETGGIFGVADEGENIQLHILEYAVLDELLAGSRLRNAPIIIALQWLKQHIASLNIS; this is translated from the coding sequence ATGAATATTATCCAACACGCAACTTATTCACACCAAGATGTTGAAGTTCAGTCACGCAAAATCCTTTATTCTGGCTTTATTCAGGTCGAAAAAGTCAGCTTAAGACATCGTTTATTTAATCAAACTGAATATACCTCAGTCATTCAGCGGGAACTCATCCAGCGTAAACAAGCGGCAGGTGTATTGATTTATAGTGATTTACAACAAAAATTTGCTTTAATCGAACAGTTTCGTATAGGTGCTGTAGATGATGAGATCTCACCTTGGCAACTTGAGGTTATTGCGGGGGTATTGGATGGGGATGAGTCACCTGAAAGCTGTGTTCGTAGAGAGAGTTTAGAAGAATCTGGTTGTGAGGTTAAGCAATTACAGCATATTTTCAGTTTTTATCCCTCCGCTGGTGCATGTGATGAGATTTTTCATTTATATACCGCACAAGCGAATTTACCTGAAACTGGGGGAATATTTGGCGTTGCTGATGAAGGTGAAAATATCCAATTACACATTTTAGAGTATGCAGTTTTGGATGAGTTACTTGCAGGTTCACGTTTACGCAATGCCCCCATTATTATTGCATTGCAGTGGCTAAAACAACATATTGCATCGCTGAATATAAGTTAG